One Branchiostoma floridae strain S238N-H82 chromosome 1, Bfl_VNyyK, whole genome shotgun sequence genomic region harbors:
- the LOC118423477 gene encoding AP-5 complex subunit mu-1-like — translation MQHGLLFCCLTLVEGDAASRPPLIQVPGITAGFSLLLGILDFLGQLPKNITKSSPKFLELYNYLCHAAPFGSPLDVDPFTVTSVLLDRPDPAPKVKQPAWKPKLFKGKPQIYFAITEHIKAVQYDKKGQPDAYMVYGTVTCKTELEGVMPDVTVNLSLPAPPLGKPLENILVHPCVQSTDTQILNNCASSAQHQTATMGPYKLRFTPPLHMITLCHYTSQVRELPIRGYYQMRGEGNKVKLLVQLKLGSKVKNHFEFCELQIPFYNRGPIQTYKTTPSVGSTVLSADRRILAWNIGQKFPTKSLEVQMNATVTFADNMATPPHSLLQEDPFCTGLNSYAQLYFRVSDYTQSGCYIDQRSIQVHPSTKHKSIITKEFTSSEYKIWNSHGDAQVVHTPPPTNEG, via the exons ATGCAGCACGGCCTGTTGTTCTGCTGTCTGACACTGGTGGAAGGAGATGCGGCATCCAGACCTCCCCTTATCCAAGT GCCAGGTATCACGGCTGGATTCTCCCTGCTGCTGGGCATCCTAGACTTCCTGGGTCAGCTGCCAAAAAACATCACCAAG AGTTCACCAAAGTTCCTGGAGCTGTATAACTACCTGTGTCATGCCGCCCCCTTCGGTTCACCTCTGGACGTTGACCCCTTCACTGTGACCTCAGTACTGCTGGACAGACCTGACCCTGCACCCAAGGTCAAG CAACCTGCCTGGAAGCCCAAGCTCTTCAAGGGGAAGCCTCAGATCTACTTTGCCATCACAGAACACATCAAGGCCGTTCAG TATGACAAGAAGGGCCAGCCAGATGCCTACATGGTGTACGGCACAGTCACATGCAAG ACGGAGCTAGAAGGGGTGATGCCAGACGTTACGGTGAACCTGTCGTTGCCGGCCCCACCCCTGGGGAAACCCCTGGAGAACATCCTGGTGCACCCCTGTGTGCAGAGCACTGACacacag ATCCTGAACAACTGTGCGAGCTCTGCGCAGCACCAGACGGCCACGATGGGCCCGTACAAGCTGCGCTTCACGCCGCCCCTCCACATGATCACGCTGTGCCACTACACCTCACAGGTCCGCGAGCTGCCCATCAGGGGGTACTACCAGATGAGG GGAGAGGGGAACAAGGTGAAGCTCCTCGTGCAACTCAAGCTGGGCTCCAAGGTCAAGAACCACTTCGAGTTCTGTGAGCTTCAGATCCCGTTCTACAACAG GGGCCCGATCCAGACGTACAAAACAACTCCCTCTGTGGGCTCCACTGTTCTGTCAGCGGACAGGAGGATCCTGGCATGGAacattg GTCAGAAGTTCCCCACCAAGTCGCTGGAGGTCCAGATGAACGCGACGGTGACGTTTGCAGACAACATGGCCACGCCTCCGCACAGCCTGCTGCAGGAGGACCCCTTCTGTACCGGCCTCAACTCCTACgctcag CTGTACTTCCGAGTGAGCGACTACACGCAGAGCGGCTGTTACATCGACCAGCGCTCCATCCAGGTCCACCCCAGCACCAAGCACAAGTCCATCATCA CAAAGGAGTTCACGTCTTCTGAGTACAAGATCTGGAACTCCCACGGGGATGCGCAGGTGGTCCACACACCACCTCCCACCAACGAGGGGTGA